A stretch of Candidatus Obscuribacterales bacterium DNA encodes these proteins:
- a CDS encoding DUF1565 domain-containing protein codes for MLSTRLRRCSIASPRPRRPILQHLSWALLPIAAGLLGSGGAIAQPLPNTAPVTLAQASSSASTHLLFVDPRLGQDSQDGASGRSPLRTITRALELAEPNSVIMLAPGVYSADSGETFPLEVDRQITLQGNPGLYGQGIVIQGSAQGSATVMLSGQAALVGVSVTHPQANGHSVWVADGTPLLMNNSLSPAESLHVTQASQPTLQNNRMVAVTRAADPTPAASAPPASQTAQASPSMPSVTVQPAPPTARPVDTTSPLPRVEPNHSIATSIPPVATPASPTPAPEPAAIAIPVQSPLAAAGTSPWDAPSIQLNGILHQGSTVGYQLEEPAENAVEIPVILPQSGSAVSTLVSRQEPSWTISPGLLDPMAQQTPIDIPVSPPPVQATFPSQAAAPTRSPDVLPVPSMEIPVGNVGGLARVPVSGGTSYAVASSSRSMAQYRVLVEASQATTRTRIQSLVPGAFSTVVNGQTMMQAGAFSDRANAQELVDLLTSYGFQASLESR; via the coding sequence ATGTTGTCTACTCGTTTGCGCCGTTGCTCCATTGCCTCACCTCGCCCCCGACGACCGATACTGCAGCATCTTAGCTGGGCTCTCCTACCGATCGCGGCGGGCCTGTTGGGGTCTGGGGGGGCGATCGCTCAACCCTTGCCGAACACTGCCCCTGTGACCCTAGCGCAAGCTTCATCCTCCGCCAGCACCCATCTTCTCTTCGTGGATCCTCGTCTGGGGCAGGATAGCCAGGATGGGGCTAGCGGGCGATCGCCTCTGAGAACAATCACCCGCGCTCTGGAATTAGCTGAGCCCAATAGCGTGATTATGCTTGCACCGGGGGTCTACAGTGCCGACAGTGGCGAAACCTTTCCCCTAGAGGTCGATCGTCAGATTACGCTGCAAGGTAATCCTGGGCTTTATGGCCAGGGCATTGTCATTCAAGGATCGGCCCAAGGGTCGGCTACCGTCATGTTGTCGGGGCAGGCCGCCTTGGTGGGAGTGAGTGTGACCCATCCCCAGGCCAATGGTCATAGCGTCTGGGTGGCAGATGGAACACCGCTGTTGATGAACAACAGCCTATCGCCTGCTGAGTCGCTGCACGTCACCCAAGCTAGTCAGCCCACCCTGCAAAATAACCGCATGGTGGCAGTGACTAGGGCTGCTGATCCGACCCCAGCGGCATCTGCACCACCTGCGAGTCAAACAGCTCAGGCATCCCCTTCCATGCCATCGGTGACGGTGCAGCCAGCACCGCCCACTGCCCGTCCTGTAGACACAACCTCTCCCCTGCCTCGCGTGGAGCCTAATCACTCCATTGCCACCTCTATTCCTCCCGTGGCCACTCCAGCTAGCCCCACACCTGCGCCGGAACCGGCAGCGATCGCCATTCCTGTTCAATCTCCACTTGCTGCGGCCGGAACCTCCCCATGGGATGCTCCCTCCATTCAGCTCAATGGCATCCTGCACCAGGGCTCGACCGTTGGCTACCAGCTAGAGGAGCCTGCCGAGAATGCCGTTGAGATTCCGGTGATCCTGCCGCAGTCAGGGTCAGCCGTGTCTACCTTGGTGAGCCGTCAAGAGCCTAGTTGGACGATTTCACCAGGATTGCTAGACCCCATGGCCCAGCAAACCCCCATTGATATCCCGGTTTCACCGCCGCCTGTTCAAGCAACCTTCCCTAGCCAAGCTGCTGCTCCAACGCGATCGCCGGATGTGTTACCCGTTCCTAGCATGGAGATTCCTGTTGGCAATGTGGGCGGTCTGGCGCGGGTGCCTGTCTCTGGCGGTACATCCTATGCGGTTGCGTCATCTAGTCGATCGATGGCCCAATACCGGGTTCTTGTGGAGGCCAGTCAGGCGACGACCCGCACCCGGATTCAGTCGTTGGTGCCGGGCGCATTTTCCACGGTGGTCAATGGCCAGACAATGATGCAGGCCGGGGCGTTCAGCGATCGCGCCAATGCGCAAGAGTTAGTGGATCTACTAACTAGCTATGGGTTTCAGGCTAGTCTAGAATCCCGATAG
- a CDS encoding adenylate kinase, which produces MKLIILGGPGAGKGTQASQLCQFLNIPHISTGTILREAIAAHSDLGKQVQSYVAQGEFVPDKIMIELIRQRLQQPDSQQGWLLDGYPLTAFQAEELDFLLDSLEQRIDWAIWLEVPNAVLVERSLERSRSDDQPDVVHRRLELIQERTVPILDYYGYRKRLLKIDGNQSMEQVQEAIRQALVQGSTEA; this is translated from the coding sequence GTGAAATTAATTATTCTGGGTGGGCCCGGAGCCGGCAAGGGCACGCAGGCCAGTCAGCTATGCCAATTTTTAAACATTCCTCATATTTCTACGGGGACAATCTTGCGGGAGGCGATCGCTGCCCATAGTGACCTCGGGAAACAGGTGCAGTCCTATGTGGCGCAGGGCGAATTTGTCCCCGATAAGATCATGATTGAGCTGATTCGCCAGCGATTACAGCAGCCCGATAGTCAGCAAGGATGGCTGCTAGACGGCTATCCCTTGACGGCGTTTCAGGCGGAGGAACTGGACTTTTTGCTGGACTCCTTAGAACAGCGCATTGACTGGGCCATCTGGTTAGAGGTGCCGAATGCGGTGTTGGTGGAGCGATCGTTGGAGCGATCGCGATCGGATGATCAGCCGGATGTGGTGCATCGTCGCTTAGAACTAATCCAAGAACGGACGGTGCCGATTTTGGACTACTACGGCTACCGCAAGCGGCTGCTGAAGATTGATGGCAACCAATCCATGGAGCAGGTACAAGAAGCTATTCGCCAAGCGCTTGTCCAGGGAAGTACCGAAGCCTAG
- a CDS encoding aromatic ring-hydroxylating dioxygenase subunit alpha: MTQTFSDPVESPASQPGSFDVRQAGINPNHWYVAARSDEVTTTPRGVTIWGEAIALYRDSHGQVQALADRCPHRFVKLSEGQVVGDELECAYHGWRIAGDGHCAAVPYLAKDQRLPSCRVQLYPVREQDGFIWVFPGEAALAEQVNPLSIPEWEHLNYIATVSIIDCQAHYSYLIENLMDMYHGHLHADYQAWTEAKLQALEETSDRVDVHYEAQSYYRIDKIWSISQLFFPSLRRLHPEPLDVSYVYPNWVSTLGQDFKIYCLFCPIGPTQTRAYLIHFTSLQAFWRLHKLPIAFRRFLKQRLFGAAQSLLDGLVRQDVVMIEQEQQAYLANPQARPHELNRALVSVQRLIREQHQRSLKIP, from the coding sequence GACGAGGTGACGACCACGCCCCGAGGGGTGACGATCTGGGGAGAGGCGATCGCCCTTTATCGAGATAGCCACGGCCAGGTGCAGGCGTTAGCCGATCGCTGCCCCCATCGCTTTGTCAAACTCAGTGAAGGGCAGGTGGTGGGCGATGAGTTGGAATGTGCCTACCATGGCTGGCGGATTGCTGGCGATGGACATTGTGCGGCGGTGCCCTACCTAGCCAAAGATCAGCGGCTGCCCTCCTGTCGAGTCCAGCTCTATCCGGTGCGAGAGCAGGATGGCTTTATTTGGGTCTTTCCAGGCGAGGCGGCCCTAGCCGAGCAGGTGAATCCCCTCAGCATTCCCGAGTGGGAGCATCTCAACTACATCGCCACCGTCTCGATCATCGACTGTCAAGCCCACTATTCCTACCTAATCGAGAACCTCATGGATATGTACCACGGACATCTCCATGCTGATTATCAAGCCTGGACAGAGGCGAAACTACAGGCTTTAGAGGAAACAAGCGATCGCGTCGATGTTCACTACGAAGCCCAAAGCTACTACCGCATTGACAAGATTTGGTCAATTTCCCAGCTCTTCTTTCCCAGCCTACGGCGGCTACACCCCGAGCCTCTAGACGTCAGCTATGTATATCCCAACTGGGTTTCGACCCTAGGGCAAGACTTCAAAATCTACTGCCTCTTTTGTCCCATCGGCCCTACCCAGACCCGCGCCTACCTGATCCACTTCACATCCCTCCAAGCCTTCTGGCGATTGCATAAACTGCCGATCGCCTTCCGCCGGTTTTTGAAACAGCGCCTTTTTGGTGCAGCTCAATCGCTGCTAGATGGCTTAGTGCGCCAAGATGTGGTGATGATTGAACAAGAGCAGCAGGCCTATTTGGCCAACCCCCAAGCTCGCCCCCATGAACTAAACCGCGCCTTAGTGAGCGTGCAGCGGCTGATTCGGGAGCAACATCAGCGATCGCTCAAGATACCCTAG